From Parasteatoda tepidariorum isolate YZ-2023 chromosome 1, CAS_Ptep_4.0, whole genome shotgun sequence, one genomic window encodes:
- the LOC107447572 gene encoding guanine nucleotide-binding protein G(q) subunit alpha: MACCLSEEAKEQKRINQEIERQLRKDKRDARRELKLLLLGTGESGKSTFIKQMRIIHGLGYSDEDKKGFIKLVYQNVFMAMQSMIKAMDMLKIPYKDPKNMDHADLVRLVDYETVTTFEYQYVVAIKSLWADSGIQECYDRRREYQLTDSAKYYLTDLDRLSRPEYLPTQQDILRVRVPTTGIIEYPFDLDSIIFRMVDVGGQRSERRKWIHCFENVTSIIFLVALSEYDQILFESDNENRMEESKALFKTIITYPWFQNSSVILFLNKKDLLEEKIMYSHLVDYFPEYDGPKKDAIHAREFILKMFVDLNPDSEKIIYSHFTCATDTENIRFVFAAVKDFILQLNLKEYNLV, from the exons ATGGCGTGTTGCCTTAGCGAAGAGGCAAAAGAACAGAAAAGAATCAATCAAGAGATCGAAAGGCAACTTCGGAAAGACAAGCGAGATGCTCGCCGAGAACTTAAATTACTACTGTTAG gtACTGGGGAGTCTGGTAAAAGTACATTCATCAAACAAATGAGAATTATTCATGGACTGGGTTATTCAGATGAAGACAAAAAGGGTTTTATTAAACTTGTgtatcaaaatgtatttatggCCATGCAAAGCATGATAAAAGCAATGGATATGCTTAAAATTCCATACAAAGATccaaaaaatatg gaCCATGCTGATCTCGTAAGATTAGTAGATTACGAAACTGTTACTACATTTGAGTACCAATATGTCGTAGCAATTAAATCCTTATGGGCAGATTCTGGTATTCAAGAATGCTATGATCGTCGTAGAGAGTATCAACTTACAGATTCAGCCAAATA TTATCTGACTGACCTTGACAGATTGTCACGTCCAGAATATTTACCTACTCAACAAGATATTCTCAGGGTGAGAGTACCAACTACAGGCATTATAGAATATCCATTTGATTTAGATTCTATAATATTCAg AATGGTTGATGTTGGTGGGCAAAGATCAGAAAGAAGAAAATGGattcattgttttgaaaatgtgaCATCCATAATCTTTTTAGTTGCTCTAAGTGAATATGACCAAATTCTGTTCGAATCAGATaatgaa aatCGGATGGAAGAAAGTAAAGcattgtttaaaacaattatcaCATATCCATGGTTTCAAAACTcctctgttattttatttctcaataaaaaagatctacttgaagaaaaaattatgtactcGCATTTAGTTGATTATTTCCCCGAATATGATG gACCAAAGAAAGATGCCATTCATGCTagagaatttatattaaaaatgtttgttgatttaaatccagatagtgaaaaaattatatattcacaCTTTACTTGTGCTACAG ATACAGAGAATATTAGGTTTGTTTTTGCTGCTGTGAAAGACTTCATCCTAcaacttaatttaaaagagtACAATCTGGTGTAA